From a single Sorghum bicolor cultivar BTx623 chromosome 5, Sorghum_bicolor_NCBIv3, whole genome shotgun sequence genomic region:
- the LOC110435232 gene encoding uncharacterized protein LOC110435232 isoform X2: protein MGVTNALAIPSSAPMDTLHPHKDKKRSTRPKSHHEGKHDTTKDIYYTIIDTSIDKWKATKKSFCGDDFRKVPSKNPEETFEQHDSVIKGKRRFSLISKLQENYEKEKVKEVILQSAEVKNNHEIERTKSVDKERSRSVDITTIDTSIDGWKFTKKLTYRGGWKVAHKKSMVDSKQEDAYEEEKEEKVTTSQD from the exons ATGGGTGTCACTAATGCTTTAGCAATTCCCTCTTCTGCTCCAATGGATACCCTACACCCTCATAAAGATAAGAAAAGGAGCACAAGACCCAAAAGCCATCATGAAGGCAAGCATGATACAACTAAGGATATTTATTACACCATCATTGACACCAGTATCGATAAATGGAAGGCCACCAAAAAATCATTCTGTGGTGATGACTTCAGAAAGGTCCCTAGCAAAAATCCTGAGGAGACCTTTGAACAACATGACTCTGTCATAAAGGGAAAGCGAAGGTTTAGTCTCATCTCCAAGTTGCAAGAAAACTATGAGAAGGAGAAGGTGAAAGAAGTCATCTTACAG AGCGCAGAAGTCAAGAATAATCATGAAATTGAGCGTACCAAAAGTGTAGACAAGGAGAGGTCCCGAAGCGTTGATATCACTACCATTGACACTAGTATTGATGGATGGAAATTCACCAAAAAACTCACCTATAGGGGAGGATGGAAGGTTGCTCACAAAAAATCAATGGTGGACTCTAAACAAGAGGATGCCTatgaggaggagaaggaggagaaAGTTACTACCTCACAG GACTAG
- the LOC110435232 gene encoding uncharacterized protein LOC110435232 isoform X1, with protein sequence MGVTNALAIPSSAPMDTLHPHKDKKRSTRPKSHHEGKHDTTKDIYYTIIDTSIDKWKATKKSFCGDDFRKVPSKNPEETFEQHDSVIKGKRRFSLISKLQENYEKEKVKEVILQEKSAEVKNNHEIERTKSVDKERSRSVDITTIDTSIDGWKFTKKLTYRGGWKVAHKKSMVDSKQEDAYEEEKEEKVTTSQD encoded by the exons ATGGGTGTCACTAATGCTTTAGCAATTCCCTCTTCTGCTCCAATGGATACCCTACACCCTCATAAAGATAAGAAAAGGAGCACAAGACCCAAAAGCCATCATGAAGGCAAGCATGATACAACTAAGGATATTTATTACACCATCATTGACACCAGTATCGATAAATGGAAGGCCACCAAAAAATCATTCTGTGGTGATGACTTCAGAAAGGTCCCTAGCAAAAATCCTGAGGAGACCTTTGAACAACATGACTCTGTCATAAAGGGAAAGCGAAGGTTTAGTCTCATCTCCAAGTTGCAAGAAAACTATGAGAAGGAGAAGGTGAAAGAAGTCATCTTACAG GAAAAGAGCGCAGAAGTCAAGAATAATCATGAAATTGAGCGTACCAAAAGTGTAGACAAGGAGAGGTCCCGAAGCGTTGATATCACTACCATTGACACTAGTATTGATGGATGGAAATTCACCAAAAAACTCACCTATAGGGGAGGATGGAAGGTTGCTCACAAAAAATCAATGGTGGACTCTAAACAAGAGGATGCCTatgaggaggagaaggaggagaaAGTTACTACCTCACAG GACTAG
- the LOC8067575 gene encoding LOW QUALITY PROTEIN: asparagine synthetase [glutamine-hydrolyzing] (The sequence of the model RefSeq protein was modified relative to this genomic sequence to represent the inferred CDS: inserted 1 base in 1 codon), which translates to MCGILAVLGEASHGKNKRGRVLELSRRLKHRGPDWSGLRQMGDCYLSHQRLAIIDPASGDQPLYNEDQSVVVAVNGEVYNHQDLRSRLSTAGHRFRTGSDCEVIAHLYEEHGEEFVDMLDGVFSFVLLDTRHGHGDRASSFMAARDAIGVTPLYIGWGIDGSVWISSEMKALNDECEHFEIFPPGHLYSSNNKTGGGFSRWYNPRWFDEAITPSVPYNPLALRKAFEKAVVKRLMTDVPFGVLLSGGLDSSLVAAVAVRHLAETEAATRWGTKLHSFCVGLEGSPDLKAAREVADYLGTLHHEFHFTVQDGIDAIEDVIYHTETYDVTTIRASTPMFLMSRKIKSLGVKMVISGEGSDELFGGYLYFHKAPNKEEFHQETCRKVKALHQYDCLRANKATSAWGLEARXPFLDKDFINEAMSIDPEWKMVRPDLGRIEKWVLRKAFDDEEQPFLPKHILYRQKEQFSDGVGYSWIDGLKAHAASNVTDKMLSNAKFIFPHNTPTTKEAYYYRMIFERFFPQKPAILTVPGGPSVACSTAKAIEWDAQWSENLDPSGRAALGVHLAAYEHEQDPKHVPDTIAAGGSKKPRTIRVAAAPPPPGVAIEG; encoded by the exons ATGTGCGGCATACTTGCTGTGCTTGGCGAGGCGAGTCATGGCAAGAACAAGAGAGGCCGGGTGCTGGAGCTGTCGCGGCGGCTCAAGCACCGTGGCCCCGACTGGAGCGGCCTCCGTCAGATGGGCGACTGCTACCTCTCCCACCAGCGCCTCGCCATCATCGACCCGGCCTCCGGCGACCAGCCCCTCTACAACGAGGACCAGTCGGTGGTCGTCGCCGTCAACGGCGAGGTCTACAACCACCAGGACCTCAGGAGCAGGCTCTCCACCGCCGGCCACAGATTCAGGACCGGCAGCGACTGCGAGGTCATCGCGCACCTG TACGAGGAGCATGGAGAAGAGTTCGTGGACATGCTGGACGGCGTCTTCTCCTTCGTGCTGCTGGACACCCGCCATGGCCATGGCGACCGCGCAAGCAGCTTCATGGCTGCCCGCGACGCCATCGGTGTCACGCCACTCTACATCGGATGGGGAATCGATG GGTCGGTGTGGATTTCGTCAGAGATGAAGGCCCTGAACGACGAGTGCGAGCACTTTGAGATCTTCCCTCCGGGGCATCTCTACTCCAGCAACAACAAGACCGGAGGAGGATTCAGCAGGTGGTACAACCCTCGTTGGTTCGACGAGGCCATCACCCCCTCGGTTCCATACAACCCGCTGGCGCTCAGGAAGGCCTTCGAAAAG GCTGTGGTAAAGCGGCTGATGACAGACGTCCCCTTTGGCGTCCTGCTCTCCGGCGGCCTGGACTCGTCGCTGGTGGCAGCCGTCGCTGTGCGTCACCTCGCCGAGACAGAGGCTGCAACACGCTGGGGCACCAAGCTCCACTCCTTCTGCGTCGGCCTGGAGGGGTCCCCTGACCTGAAGGCGGCCAGAGAGGTGGCAGACTACCTGGGCACCCTGCACCACGAGTTCCACTTCACTGTTCAG GACGGCATTGATGCCATTGAGGACGTGATCTACCACACGGAGACGTACGACGTGACGACGATCAGGGCGAGCACGCCCATGTTCCTCATGTCGCGCAAGATCAAGTCGCTCGGGGTCAAGATGGTCATCTCCGGCGAGGGCTCCGACGAGCTCTTCGGAGGCTACCTCTACTTCCACAAGGCACCCAACAAGGAGGAGTTCCACCAAGAGACATGCAGGAAG GTTAAGGCTCTGCATCAGTATGACTGCCTGAGAGCCAACAAGGCGACATCGGCTTGGGGCCTGGAGGCTC GTCCCTTCTTGGACAAGGACTTCATCAATGAGGCCATGAGCATCGATCCTGAATGGAAGATG GTCCGGCCTGATCTTGGAAGAATTGAGAAGTGGGTGCTGAGGAAGGCATTTGACGATGAGGAGCAGCCATTCCTGCCTAAG CATATCCTATACAGACAGAAGGAGCAGTTCAGTGACGGCGTTGGGTACAGCTGGATCGATGGCCTCAAGGCTCATGCTGCATCAAAT GTGACTGACAAGATGCTGTCGAATGCAAAGTTCATCTTCCCACACAACACTCCGACCACAAAGGAGGCCTACTATTACAGGATGATCTTCGAGAGGTTCTTCCCACAG AAGCCTGCTATCCTGACGGTGCCCGGCGGGCCAAGCGTGGCGTGCAGCACGGCCAAGGCCATCGAGTGGGACGCGCAGTGGTCAGAGAACCTGGACCCCTCGGGGAGGGCGGCGCTGGGCGTCCATCTTGCCGCCTACGAACACGAACAAGATCCTAAACATGTTCCGGACACCATTGCAGCAGGAGGCAGCAAGAAGCCTAGGACCATCAGGGTagcagcagcgccgccgccgcctggcgTTGCCATCGAAGGATAG